One window of Nitrospirota bacterium genomic DNA carries:
- a CDS encoding DUF362 domain-containing protein — translation MSNKKVALIHGDNRKENIKKCLTLIREDLEPIKKAKNILIKPNLVALKPDFANTNVEAIEAVIEFTRTLAPDTPITVGESSATAFYRKLPTTKVFEDYDYYRLEKKYRNVKLTDFDNDNDVMESPIHSVVGDTHLRISKRVLEFDYRISLAIPKTHNFAQATFGIKNMAGLVLRQDMAMIHGMKGGVEVDAPKTLLDRLPPGTVSKARRKLPPWLINFLFRQYPAYRKSVKMIHHNIVEFAKRTWPDLVVLDGFTCMENNGPVDGTPVDMRIAIASADPVKADGVAARAIGFEPEEIGYLYYLQNEEKMGDYSLEGLVGDDLNKIRKVFKRHGTYDIQSQWK, via the coding sequence ATGTCCAATAAAAAGGTGGCGCTGATCCACGGCGACAACAGGAAAGAGAACATCAAGAAATGTCTCACGTTGATTAGAGAAGATTTGGAGCCTATAAAGAAGGCAAAGAACATTCTGATCAAGCCGAATCTCGTGGCGCTGAAACCGGACTTCGCAAACACCAATGTGGAGGCCATAGAAGCCGTCATCGAGTTCACCCGCACTCTTGCCCCTGATACACCGATCACTGTCGGTGAAAGTTCCGCCACCGCGTTCTACAGGAAGCTTCCTACAACGAAGGTGTTTGAGGATTATGATTATTACAGGCTTGAAAAGAAATACCGCAATGTGAAGCTGACTGATTTCGACAACGATAATGATGTGATGGAAAGTCCCATTCACTCGGTTGTCGGCGACACGCACCTGAGAATTTCAAAACGTGTCCTTGAATTCGACTACAGGATATCGCTCGCAATTCCCAAGACGCATAACTTCGCGCAAGCGACATTCGGAATTAAAAATATGGCCGGGCTTGTTTTAAGACAGGACATGGCAATGATCCACGGGATGAAAGGCGGAGTTGAAGTTGACGCGCCAAAGACACTCCTTGACAGACTGCCGCCCGGCACTGTTTCAAAGGCGAGAAGAAAACTTCCGCCCTGGCTGATAAACTTTTTGTTCAGGCAATACCCTGCCTACCGCAAGAGCGTAAAGATGATCCATCACAACATTGTCGAATTCGCAAAGAGGACCTGGCCTGATCTGGTGGTGCTTGATGGATTTACTTGTATGGAAAACAACGGCCCTGTTGACGGCACCCCTGTTGACATGAGAATAGCGATAGCCTCCGCTGATCCGGTTAAAGCCGACGGTGTCGCGGCAAGGGCGATTGGTTTTGAGCCCGAAGAGATCGGTTATCTTTATTACCTTCAGAACGAAGAGAAGATGGGGGACTATTCTCTCGAAGGTCTTGTGGGGGACGATCTAAATAAGATCAGGAAAGTCTTCAAACGTCACGGGACGTATGATATCCAGAGCCAGTGGAAATGA
- a CDS encoding UTP--glucose-1-phosphate uridylyltransferase — translation MPNELIETITSQDDPIRNRSITSLLRNKNSKELIQLADEVEAFRKSSGNLYHKVRASLFLFVIYRYYLQVNKDILQYGNIPFEGVKAAFERDFELAITTYLTETKSPGGQNSAVFSALAESYYNLAFKYLLDQVKLSISQCTENYLLFNIKGIDGYPYSAPVELTTPDPETGLYPVGMDASPVRLDPSHSGWSDIFFLGMDFPEGAKVVNLSVNMRVHSSDERILPPCECYTRFIEEPVIHLISIDLKSSKKISTLQELFNFGNDYLSLLKAGVVASGIVPPCFEGRNIPLKDLLHKLLGKPGGIEVVTKVNGIPKGSRLAVSTTLISTIITRLMRFSGQIKNQTGTLTELERRTVASRAILGEWLGGSGGGWQDSGGLWPGIKVIMGKLSGHGDTEYGVSRGCLLPEHNVFSWEEISKEVEQKIIDSMVLVHGGISQDVGPILEMVTEKYLLKYEKEWKARLKGIELFTSIVDALKIGDMKALGRLTTEDWEGPIQDIVPWVNNAFTEALINNVKNEFSDDYWGFLMLGGMSGGGMAFIVNPAIKTAFKNRIAEIMHELKQMYNSSLPFIIDPVVYDFEINHEGIAAKLLKGKEAVMPEIEGVPVCHPELVSGSNGEMLKRVQHDSPITEDQIKNQFGFDVRSHEHMKALLKKGEIGLSKNRLPLTTKIEDVSPEEIFHFEEFNYSPLSRGVRGVSSPPLEKKGEGGYSETGLAALKNNEVAVVTFAGGMGSRWTHGAAVVKSINPFIKMDGAYRTFIEIHLAKSRKTGKLSGRNVPHVFTTSYLTHDAVFRYLDRFNYFSYEGKIYLSPAKSIAHRVYPMERDLRFHWEEQLQQKLDENVQRVQDDVRRALIEWAKSKGEGEDYSENKPMLRFNPPGHWYEIPNLIKNGVLAQMLRDNPNLRYLFCHNVDTLGADVDPHMLGMHIENKKCMTFEVTPRRIEDAGGGLAKINGHVRLVEGMALPREEDEYGLSFYNTNTNWITIDPMLEYFGLDRNVILDAENSPEKQDKILDAIHAVEKKIPAYVTLKDVKYVWGSGQEDVYPVAQFEKIWGDMTGLTDLKTGFVSVARYRGQQLKEPALLDTWANDGSFEYVKGKAIF, via the coding sequence ATGCCTAACGAGCTGATCGAAACCATAACCAGCCAGGATGATCCCATCCGCAACCGTTCCATTACCTCACTTCTGCGAAACAAAAATAGTAAAGAACTCATCCAGCTTGCTGATGAAGTTGAAGCCTTCCGGAAATCCTCCGGCAACCTCTACCACAAAGTAAGGGCTTCCCTGTTTCTCTTTGTGATCTACAGGTATTACCTCCAGGTCAATAAAGATATACTTCAATACGGCAACATCCCCTTTGAAGGCGTCAAAGCTGCCTTTGAAAGAGACTTTGAACTTGCCATAACTACTTATCTGACTGAAACAAAAAGCCCCGGCGGCCAAAACAGCGCCGTCTTCAGCGCATTGGCGGAATCATACTACAACCTTGCTTTTAAGTATTTACTCGATCAGGTAAAGTTATCCATTAGCCAATGTACGGAAAACTATCTGCTTTTCAACATAAAAGGAATTGATGGTTACCCGTATTCTGCACCCGTAGAATTGACAACGCCGGACCCTGAAACAGGGCTATATCCGGTCGGGATGGATGCCTCGCCTGTCAGGCTGGACCCGTCTCACAGCGGATGGTCCGACATATTTTTCCTCGGAATGGATTTTCCCGAAGGCGCAAAGGTCGTAAACCTGTCGGTGAACATGAGGGTCCACAGTAGCGATGAGCGGATACTTCCTCCATGTGAGTGCTACACCCGCTTTATTGAAGAACCTGTTATTCACCTGATCTCAATCGACCTGAAGTCCTCAAAAAAAATATCCACTTTGCAGGAGCTTTTTAATTTCGGCAATGATTACCTCTCCCTTCTTAAAGCCGGAGTAGTAGCGTCCGGTATTGTGCCTCCCTGTTTTGAAGGCAGGAATATTCCGCTTAAAGATTTATTACATAAACTGCTTGGCAAACCCGGGGGCATAGAGGTAGTGACAAAGGTCAACGGCATCCCAAAGGGTTCGCGACTTGCCGTCAGTACAACACTTATTTCGACGATCATAACCCGCCTCATGAGATTCAGCGGCCAGATCAAAAACCAGACAGGGACATTGACCGAACTTGAAAGGCGCACAGTGGCGTCGAGGGCAATCCTTGGAGAATGGCTTGGCGGCTCAGGCGGCGGCTGGCAGGATTCAGGCGGCCTGTGGCCGGGGATAAAAGTGATAATGGGAAAGCTGTCAGGACACGGCGACACTGAATACGGTGTGAGCAGGGGCTGCCTCCTGCCTGAGCACAATGTGTTCTCCTGGGAGGAGATCTCAAAAGAGGTGGAGCAAAAGATCATTGATTCGATGGTGCTTGTTCATGGCGGGATATCGCAGGACGTGGGTCCCATTCTTGAGATGGTCACTGAAAAATATCTCCTTAAATATGAAAAGGAATGGAAAGCCCGGCTAAAGGGGATCGAACTGTTCACCAGTATCGTTGACGCATTAAAGATTGGCGATATGAAAGCACTCGGCAGGCTGACCACCGAGGATTGGGAAGGCCCGATACAGGACATTGTTCCATGGGTGAACAATGCCTTCACGGAGGCTTTAATCAATAATGTAAAAAATGAGTTCAGTGACGATTACTGGGGATTTCTGATGCTTGGCGGGATGTCAGGCGGAGGCATGGCGTTTATTGTGAATCCTGCGATCAAAACCGCTTTCAAAAATAGAATTGCTGAGATCATGCATGAGCTGAAGCAAATGTACAACTCCTCCCTGCCCTTTATCATTGATCCCGTGGTATATGATTTCGAGATCAACCATGAAGGTATAGCAGCGAAGTTATTGAAGGGGAAAGAAGCGGTGATGCCTGAGATTGAAGGCGTTCCTGTTTGTCACCCTGAACTTGTTTCAGGGTCTAATGGAGAGATGCTGAAACGAGTTCAGCATGACAGTCCGATAACCGAAGATCAGATTAAAAACCAATTCGGCTTCGATGTCCGCTCTCATGAGCATATGAAGGCCCTGTTAAAAAAAGGCGAGATCGGTCTTTCAAAAAACCGCCTTCCTTTGACAACTAAAATTGAAGACGTTTCGCCTGAGGAAATATTTCATTTTGAAGAGTTTAATTATTCCCCTCTATCAAGAGGGGTTAGGGGTGTGTCCTCCCCTCCTTTAGAAAAGAAAGGTGAGGGGGGATATTCCGAAACAGGCCTCGCCGCCCTCAAAAATAACGAAGTCGCCGTAGTCACTTTTGCCGGGGGCATGGGCAGCCGCTGGACGCACGGTGCAGCCGTCGTGAAATCCATTAACCCTTTTATTAAAATGGACGGCGCGTACAGGACATTTATTGAAATCCATCTTGCCAAGAGCCGGAAGACAGGAAAGTTATCAGGCCGCAATGTCCCTCATGTCTTCACGACAAGTTACTTAACACATGATGCTGTGTTCAGATACCTCGACAGATTTAACTACTTCAGCTACGAGGGGAAAATATATCTTTCTCCGGCAAAGTCCATAGCCCACAGGGTCTATCCGATGGAGCGGGACCTGCGCTTTCACTGGGAGGAACAGCTTCAGCAGAAGCTTGATGAGAATGTACAGAGGGTGCAGGATGATGTCCGCCGCGCATTAATAGAGTGGGCAAAATCAAAAGGCGAAGGGGAAGATTACAGCGAGAACAAGCCGATGCTGAGATTCAACCCGCCCGGACACTGGTATGAAATTCCGAATCTCATAAAGAACGGTGTGCTCGCGCAGATGCTGAGGGACAACCCAAACCTCAGGTATCTTTTCTGTCACAACGTCGATACATTGGGGGCGGATGTTGATCCGCACATGCTCGGAATGCACATTGAAAATAAAAAGTGCATGACGTTTGAAGTGACTCCCCGAAGAATAGAGGACGCGGGTGGAGGCCTGGCAAAGATCAACGGGCACGTCAGGCTCGTTGAGGGAATGGCGCTCCCAAGGGAAGAGGACGAATACGGTCTGAGTTTTTATAATACAAACACCAACTGGATAACCATTGATCCCATGCTCGAATATTTCGGGCTGGACAGGAATGTGATCTTGGATGCTGAGAACAGTCCGGAGAAGCAGGACAAAATACTTGACGCCATACACGCGGTTGAAAAAAAGATCCCGGCATACGTAACGTTAAAGGATGTAAAATACGTCTGGGGCAGCGGACAGGAGGATGTTTATCCCGTTGCCCAGTTTGAAAAGATCTGGGGCGACATGACAGGCCTCACGGACCTTAAGACAGGTTTTGTGTCTGTTGCAAGATACAGAGGCCAGCAATTGAAAGAGCCCGCGTTATTGGACACGTGGGCGAATGACGGGTCGTTTGAGTATGTGAAAGGGAAAGCGATCTTTTAG
- a CDS encoding ribbon-helix-helix protein, CopG family has protein sequence MSKAKIAITLDQNSISRLDHLVHENIFINRSQAIQEAVNEKIERLERNRLAKECAKLDPAFEKAMAEEGLTEDLSEWPKY, from the coding sequence ATGAGTAAAGCAAAAATTGCAATTACCCTTGATCAAAATTCAATTAGTCGCTTAGACCATCTCGTTCATGAAAACATTTTTATAAACCGTAGTCAGGCAATTCAAGAAGCTGTGAACGAAAAGATAGAAAGATTAGAGCGTAATCGGTTGGCGAAAGAATGTGCCAAATTGGATCCGGCTTTCGAGAAAGCTATGGCTGAAGAAGGATTAACCGAGGATTTAAGCGAATGGCCAAAATACTAA
- a CDS encoding HDOD domain-containing protein: protein MNDSLKSYVQKIRKLPTIPVIAQEVLALIGDDLLSVDKLESIVEKDPAISAKVLSVANSAFFGFKVHTDALQTAIMRVGFNNVKNVALGISLMTMLDDGRRGKSFDYQRIFNHSVSVGFTARLISRNLKMDIAEDVLVSGTLHDLGYLVMNRYFTDKYQEVLQAFEKEDSLLAAEKKVLDFNHTEIGSWLAEGWDLPDIIIDSNLYHHTPSRAEKNLKQVAVIHIADYITTRNILSPTEKDPNYPLDFSALDILGIAENDLKDMEESIGGVPFDDEVFT, encoded by the coding sequence ATGAATGATTCGTTAAAGTCTTACGTTCAGAAGATCAGGAAGCTCCCCACCATTCCTGTAATTGCTCAAGAAGTTCTGGCGCTTATCGGCGATGACTTGTTGTCAGTTGACAAACTTGAGAGCATTGTAGAAAAAGACCCTGCTATCTCCGCGAAGGTTTTGAGCGTTGCCAACTCTGCTTTTTTCGGGTTCAAGGTGCATACCGACGCGCTTCAGACGGCAATAATGCGCGTGGGATTCAACAATGTTAAAAATGTCGCGCTCGGAATTTCTTTAATGACCATGCTTGATGACGGAAGGAGGGGAAAGTCCTTCGATTACCAGCGGATATTCAACCATTCCGTTTCAGTCGGGTTTACCGCGAGGCTGATCTCCAGGAACCTAAAAATGGACATTGCGGAAGATGTTTTGGTGAGCGGGACATTGCATGACCTGGGGTATCTGGTCATGAACAGGTATTTCACGGACAAATATCAGGAAGTGCTACAGGCATTTGAGAAAGAGGATTCGCTGCTTGCCGCAGAGAAAAAAGTACTGGATTTCAACCACACGGAGATCGGATCATGGCTTGCGGAAGGATGGGACCTGCCCGACATCATTATAGATTCAAACCTGTACCATCACACACCGTCACGAGCAGAAAAAAATCTGAAGCAGGTAGCCGTGATACATATTGCCGATTATATAACCACAAGAAATATCCTGAGCCCCACAGAAAAAGACCCGAATTACCCGCTTGATTTTTCAGCCCTTGATATCCTCGGAATAGCAGAAAACGATCTCAAAGATATGGAAGAATCAATCGGCGGCGTCCCTTTTGATGACGAAGTCTTCACGTAA
- a CDS encoding class I SAM-dependent methyltransferase, whose protein sequence is MKRIPEPDLMDDAEQAKAYADTDFSEPHEAFVKHFTTRFPEFSYGEALDLGCGTADVIIRMARALPGVKITGIDGAQAMLDIGIHDVKQKGFEQQIKLRKCALPAPELSGKKFDAVISNSLLHHLAGPLILWEAVRQCAKPGAPIFVMDLLRPHDVESAKALLQLYAADASPVLQKDFYNSLLASYSVEEIQQQLEAMDLDHLTIDIVSDRHVLVWGKNREH, encoded by the coding sequence ATGAAACGAATTCCTGAACCGGATTTAATGGATGATGCCGAGCAGGCAAAGGCTTACGCGGACACTGATTTCTCAGAACCGCACGAGGCCTTTGTTAAACATTTCACAACCCGTTTTCCTGAATTCTCTTACGGTGAGGCGCTTGACCTCGGATGCGGAACGGCGGACGTCATTATCAGAATGGCAAGGGCCTTGCCCGGAGTGAAGATCACTGGCATTGACGGCGCGCAGGCGATGCTTGACATCGGTATCCATGATGTTAAACAGAAGGGGTTTGAGCAGCAGATCAAACTGAGGAAATGCGCCCTGCCCGCCCCTGAACTGTCCGGGAAAAAGTTCGACGCGGTCATATCCAACAGCCTGCTCCATCACCTTGCCGGACCGCTAATATTATGGGAAGCAGTCAGGCAGTGCGCAAAACCCGGAGCGCCGATTTTTGTTATGGACTTACTGCGCCCTCATGATGTAGAATCAGCAAAGGCCCTTTTACAGCTTTATGCTGCTGATGCCTCGCCTGTTTTACAAAAAGATTTTTATAATTCCCTGCTGGCATCTTACAGCGTTGAGGAAATTCAACAGCAGCTTGAGGCGATGGACCTTGACCATCTCACAATCGATATTGTCAGCGACCGTCATGTATTAGTATGGGGAAAAAATCGTGAACACTGA
- a CDS encoding D-tyrosyl-tRNA(Tyr) deacylase translates to MRILIQRVKTAKVIVDGQAVTEIGKGLLLLAGIGKDDNKDDIEYLARKAANLRIFEDEMGKMNLNVNQVRGEVLSVSQFTLYADTRKGNRPGFDQSASPDIAEEYWKLFNNMLREEGLTAKEGIFAAHMEVSLINDGPVTIWLDSKSR, encoded by the coding sequence ATGAGAATACTGATCCAAAGGGTCAAGACCGCAAAAGTAATTGTGGATGGACAGGCTGTTACGGAAATAGGGAAGGGGCTCCTGCTTCTTGCCGGAATAGGCAAGGATGACAATAAAGATGACATTGAGTACCTTGCCAGGAAGGCAGCGAACCTCCGCATCTTTGAAGACGAGATGGGGAAGATGAATCTAAATGTTAACCAAGTCCGGGGCGAGGTTTTGAGCGTGTCGCAATTTACCCTTTATGCTGATACGCGAAAAGGCAACCGTCCCGGTTTTGATCAATCAGCAAGTCCGGATATAGCCGAAGAATACTGGAAGCTGTTCAATAACATGTTGAGAGAAGAAGGATTAACTGCTAAAGAAGGCATATTCGCCGCGCATATGGAAGTATCATTAATTAACGACGGGCCTGTGACAATATGGCTTGATTCAAAGAGCAGATGA
- a CDS encoding DUF4382 domain-containing protein, translated as MKHNRNIFLAFIVLYLSALIISSCGGSGGGSSNTSQGTQSGSGSVAVFLKDSPADDFSQINITISRIGLISNDRNVTVFSGIKTLNLLDLKDETMLFSVGNNVSAAQYNKIRLYVEKIELVKKDTGEKIYPDLPANGKIDLNLREMFTVVSGKTVAVQLDMDAEKSIHIVRTGNQEKYIFRPVVFIDVLHHVDQSKLMRIKGTVSNPDPVNHTFNLLLKEIPGDNMMTASGMHMGQPVEGNNDDAGDRCLTVRLPDDTSFFSAIRDGGPATFDDLAENSPVTVIGFYMMDSPEDDDNTPCEMTMSAVTVEIGEFAQFSGMVRSGVISQNGAGGQFDFELDQDQGIQAASPIKAGIHAETKIYSSNGDPLPESSIHEGVHAIVDGILLLNNNPVLLNAAFILLDTTSDKVSGTISNIDFILKTFDVGTTCVGISDNVDIFQIEDTDDAVTSEMTNFADLTAGVKVDVYGTADSSGCFEANTIIVY; from the coding sequence ATGAAACACAACCGAAATATTTTTTTAGCTTTTATTGTCTTATATCTGTCAGCATTGATCATTTCGTCCTGCGGCGGCAGCGGGGGAGGGTCTTCCAATACATCACAGGGAACTCAAAGCGGCAGCGGCAGCGTAGCGGTCTTTCTTAAAGACTCTCCCGCAGATGATTTTTCACAGATTAACATCACGATTTCCCGGATCGGCCTGATATCCAATGACCGGAACGTCACGGTGTTTTCGGGCATCAAGACCTTAAATCTGCTCGATCTGAAAGATGAGACCATGCTGTTTTCTGTTGGGAACAATGTGTCCGCCGCGCAATACAACAAGATAAGGCTATATGTTGAGAAAATAGAATTGGTCAAGAAAGACACCGGAGAAAAGATATACCCTGACTTGCCCGCAAACGGCAAGATAGACCTTAATCTGCGTGAGATGTTCACCGTTGTTTCCGGCAAAACAGTTGCTGTTCAACTGGATATGGACGCGGAGAAATCCATTCATATTGTAAGGACCGGGAACCAGGAAAAATATATTTTCAGGCCGGTGGTTTTCATTGATGTCCTTCATCATGTGGACCAAAGCAAGCTAATGCGCATAAAAGGCACTGTCAGCAATCCGGACCCGGTCAATCATACATTCAATCTCTTGCTGAAAGAGATACCCGGCGATAATATGATGACCGCATCAGGCATGCACATGGGCCAGCCTGTAGAGGGTAATAATGATGACGCAGGAGACCGCTGTTTGACTGTCCGCCTTCCTGACGACACGTCTTTTTTCAGCGCGATCCGGGATGGAGGTCCTGCAACATTTGATGACCTTGCTGAAAACAGTCCGGTAACAGTCATCGGATTTTATATGATGGATTCTCCTGAAGACGATGACAACACGCCGTGTGAAATGACAATGTCGGCAGTTACAGTGGAAATAGGGGAGTTTGCGCAATTCTCAGGCATGGTCCGTTCAGGGGTCATTTCACAAAACGGTGCAGGCGGACAATTTGATTTTGAACTGGACCAGGACCAGGGCATCCAGGCGGCATCTCCGATAAAGGCCGGTATTCACGCGGAAACAAAAATTTATTCATCGAACGGTGACCCCCTCCCGGAGTCCTCAATTCATGAAGGCGTCCACGCGATTGTTGACGGCATACTATTATTAAATAACAATCCGGTCCTTCTCAATGCCGCCTTCATTTTGCTTGATACGACCTCAGATAAAGTTTCCGGGACCATAAGCAATATAGACTTCATACTGAAGACCTTTGATGTCGGGACAACATGTGTCGGCATCTCAGACAATGTGGATATCTTTCAAATAGAAGATACGGATGATGCGGTCACAAGTGAAATGACCAATTTTGCAGACCTTACCGCCGGCGTCAAGGTCGATGTTTACGGGACCGCGGACAGCAGCGGATGTTTTGAGGCAAACACAATTATCGTGTATTAA
- a CDS encoding inositol monophosphatase — protein MLAGEVVLNNLGKISPDDIDIKQASDFVTTIDKESEKIIIDTIRRKFPSHHFLAEESLKEAQTTEYRWIIDPIDGTTNFIHGYPVFSISIALEFNREIIMGVIFDPLREEIFTAEKGKGAFLNGRQLKVSGVTNLANGLVTTGFPFRKRDLIDNYLMLFKNIFNRVSDIRRAGSAALDLAYVAAGRCDAFFEIGLGPWDIAAGSFLIKEAGGVVTDFGGKRDYLSTGNIVAANPAIHGEILKEVRNVFGGMIAG, from the coding sequence ATGCTTGCAGGGGAAGTTGTTCTAAATAATCTTGGCAAGATCTCTCCGGATGACATTGATATCAAGCAGGCCTCGGATTTTGTAACTACCATTGACAAAGAATCAGAGAAGATCATCATTGATACGATCAGGAGGAAGTTTCCAAGTCATCATTTCCTTGCCGAGGAATCCCTAAAAGAAGCGCAGACCACGGAGTACCGCTGGATAATTGACCCAATTGACGGCACGACAAACTTTATTCACGGATACCCTGTATTCTCCATTTCAATAGCGCTTGAATTCAACAGAGAAATAATTATGGGAGTTATTTTTGATCCGCTGCGGGAAGAAATTTTTACCGCGGAAAAAGGGAAAGGCGCATTCCTTAACGGGAGGCAGTTAAAGGTCTCCGGGGTAACTAATCTCGCAAACGGCCTTGTTACAACCGGGTTCCCCTTCCGCAAAAGAGACCTAATCGACAACTATTTAATGCTCTTTAAAAATATCTTCAACAGGGTGAGTGACATCAGGAGGGCCGGCTCCGCTGCGCTGGACCTTGCATATGTCGCAGCCGGCAGATGTGACGCGTTCTTTGAAATAGGACTGGGTCCATGGGACATTGCGGCTGGAAGTTTTCTGATCAAAGAAGCAGGCGGCGTTGTCACTGATTTCGGAGGTAAAAGAGATTATCTCTCAACAGGAAACATCGTGGCCGCCAATCCCGCAATACATGGAGAAATACTGAAAGAGGTCAGGAATGTGTTCGGGGGAATGATAGCCGGATGA
- a CDS encoding M23 family metallopeptidase produces the protein MDLKFNAMNIPPLRKSRFTEIFFRENALENSFKEWVFYKGMLFDDLNKWWGDQGRRDTPHEGVDFCFYKDGQGGVHRLNEDMKIPVMYDGVFAGIINDFLGKSVIIEHKLPDNDQIRWCTIYGHTNPVDGLHAGMVVREGDVIATVSGKARAGIIPHLHISTGWSSEVVQYAQLDWEIISARKILRLLDPLQLIDSVYLRKAGT, from the coding sequence ATGGATTTAAAATTTAACGCCATGAATATTCCACCACTGAGAAAATCACGATTCACTGAAATTTTTTTCAGGGAGAACGCCCTTGAAAACAGTTTTAAAGAATGGGTCTTTTATAAAGGAATGCTGTTTGATGATTTGAATAAATGGTGGGGTGATCAGGGAAGGCGGGACACCCCTCATGAGGGTGTGGATTTTTGTTTTTATAAGGACGGGCAGGGCGGGGTCCATCGTCTTAATGAGGACATGAAAATTCCTGTAATGTATGACGGAGTTTTTGCCGGAATTATAAATGACTTTCTCGGCAAGTCTGTTATCATAGAGCACAAACTCCCTGACAATGATCAAATCCGGTGGTGTACGATCTACGGGCATACAAATCCGGTTGATGGTTTACATGCCGGCATGGTTGTAAGGGAAGGCGATGTTATCGCAACAGTATCTGGTAAGGCAAGGGCCGGAATTATCCCTCATTTACATATTTCAACAGGATGGTCATCTGAAGTCGTGCAATATGCTCAGCTTGACTGGGAAATAATAAGCGCACGGAAAATCCTGAGGCTGCTGGATCCGCTGCAACTTATTGACAGTGTTTATTTAAGAAAGGCCGGTACATGA
- a CDS encoding type II toxin-antitoxin system PemK/MazF family toxin — translation MAKILRGEIRWADLNPVRGHEQAGMRPVLILSQDIFNEHSGTVIAMTLTSQPQKAGFPLTLELKTEKLPKRSWVKISQIRTLSVERIGKKLGRVSPEELAQVVEGLNEIIGT, via the coding sequence ATGGCCAAAATACTAAGGGGTGAGATTCGATGGGCAGACTTAAATCCCGTGCGTGGTCATGAGCAAGCAGGCATGCGACCTGTTTTAATCTTGAGTCAAGATATATTTAACGAACATTCCGGGACAGTCATAGCGATGACATTAACCAGCCAGCCGCAGAAAGCAGGTTTCCCTTTGACGCTGGAGCTGAAAACTGAAAAACTACCAAAACGATCATGGGTAAAGATCAGCCAGATACGAACTCTTTCTGTTGAGAGAATCGGGAAGAAACTTGGAAGAGTATCTCCAGAAGAACTTGCTCAAGTAGTCGAAGGGCTGAATGAAATAATCGGGACATAA
- a CDS encoding cytochrome C has product MKALIMIFLLTVSAVIFNCAGHNSIARLHPVELETKPLCSECHAEEFAAIDHTSDYGTRHKFHATQNQNTCKVCHRESFCSDCHANKEELKPSDKFKDAPGRSLPHRGDYLTQHTIDGKINPAVCFKCHGRKNNERCGSCHR; this is encoded by the coding sequence ATAAAAGCATTAATAATGATTTTTCTACTAACGGTCTCCGCTGTTATCTTTAACTGCGCGGGGCACAACAGCATTGCAAGACTTCATCCTGTCGAATTAGAGACAAAACCCCTCTGCAGCGAGTGCCACGCCGAAGAGTTTGCCGCGATTGACCACACAAGCGATTACGGCACAAGGCACAAGTTCCACGCGACACAGAACCAGAATACATGCAAAGTCTGCCACAGGGAATCATTCTGCAGCGACTGCCACGCGAACAAGGAAGAGCTAAAGCCAAGCGACAAATTCAAGGACGCCCCGGGAAGGTCCCTGCCGCACAGGGGAGACTATCTCACCCAGCACACGATCGACGGCAAGATAAATCCTGCCGTGTGCTTCAAATGCCACGGGCGCAAGAACAACGAAAGGTGCGGCTCATGCCACAGATGA